The Oncorhynchus nerka isolate Pitt River linkage group LG13, Oner_Uvic_2.0, whole genome shotgun sequence sequence CTTACCTCAGATACACATGAAATATTTTTAAGACTGGTTGATATGTATATTTTGTTGAACTGGAACCTGGCCACGTGATGCTCACTAACTCCATTGTATTGCTAATTAAGACTTAACTTGTATTTATCAATGTAACAAGTCATGCATATGGCTCATTTACATTTGAACTTTGACAGACATGTCCATGTCAAATCAACTATGTGCAAAATAAAAAGCAGTAATGGTAAGAGAATATATGTTATGCCATTGATGGCAGGTTTTGAACACTTGATTTGAATCATAAGCTTTGAACTTTCACCCCACCTaacccagtggttcccaaactttttatagtcccgtaccccttcaaacattcaagcTCCAGCTGCGTACCCAGTCTAGCatcagggtcagcgcactctcaaatgttgttttttgccatcattgtaataagcctgccacacacactacctttattaaacataataatgagtgtgagtttgtcacaacctggctcgTGGGAAGCGACAAAGAGcccttataggaccagggcacaaataataatataataatcaatTTAGCTCTTTAATTAGCCATTTTACATAACTTTATTTGTTAATCGGAAATTATGAATAACTCATCACAAGTtaataactctgcaatgttgggttgtattggagagagtcacagtcttaaataattttcacacagtctgtgcctgtatttagtttccaTGCTAGTGAAGGCCGAGAATACACTCACCGGTACGTGGTCGCAAAGGAAATCAGTGTCTAAACAGTGCGATTTGCCAAGCAgaatactctgagcgcagcccaatccagaaatctgtcagTGGCTTCTGATAAAATTCcattttcacagaactgcttgttgcaatttcgatgaggctctcttgttcagatatcggtaagtggacttgaaagggataacgaacccagttgtttgtgtcatccgtttcgggaaagtacttATCGCGCTATATCAcgtttgacattgtccgtaaacttcagttcatttgcacacaaaaaatcatacaatgatggaaagacctgtgtgttgtccttgttaatgcagacagagaagagctccaacttcttaaccacaacctcaattttgtcccgcacagtGAATATAGTTGGgcagtccctgtaatcctagattcagatgattcaggcgagaaaaaacatcacccagatcggccagtcgtgtgagaaatcatcatgcaagcagtcagacaagtaaaactgatggtcagtaaagaaaactttaagctcttCTCTCAATTTAAacaaaacgtgtcaatactttcccCCTTGATAACTAGCGCACTTCTTtctgtattgtaatgacctgactagatcataaatgaacaattgtccagacagaggcttgagtttgcgaattgacggtttattgaaccaactttacacaggctactgtttgggccgtagcacacgccaaatagatgacagataacccacaagccaaccgtgaccttctcttgtgaagcccagacgtaagagagagaacaaaggctgaacctggtcttaactttcaatgcccaacccccctccacgccactccgccaaccaccaggatgcccggcatcagaacattccaggcattcccgtgattggcagatagcaggttgattgacatgtcggaccccgcgaacaccgggtactggtcagtacaacacaaccacctcctagcctagcacataacacacagctgtctgtgcgggtcgctacagtatgttgtaaaagcgttcatggtcgctgcccatatcattgcatagtgcagaaaatacacgagagttcaggggccttactttaacaaagttaaccattttcacagtagtgtccaaaacgtctttcatgCTGTCAGGCAGCAAAAAGCCTCTCgatggatgctgcagtgtacccaagtggcgtcgggagcaactgcttgcacgcgtgtTATCACTCCACCATGTCTCcttgtcatggcttttgcactatcagtacagataccaacacatcaaccaccaaagtccatttgatgtcacaaagctgtccagtactttaaaaatataatatcctgttgtcctggtttgcagaagaggatgtcttccttaattgacctccaataaacgtaacggacatataccagctgtgccaggcccaacacgtctgttgactcatccagctgtaacgaatagaattcactggcttgtaggtgaagcagtaattgtttcaaaacatctgcaTGTCACTGACGCGTCGTGAAACAGTGATGTTTGATGAAGCGACCGTCTGTATAGTTGTTTTTTTTGCCTttccccccagcattgtcccaaccatagcccttcttattaatggtatctgttgcttttatacatgccttactactcgaaagtcgtcttaaTTCGCGTTCAAAAAACTaatgtggcttatttttcaaattgacaTGTTTTGTTTccaaatgtctgcgcaagagtgaaggtttcataaagttgtgagatagtacttttgcgcatataacacactgtggctgaggaaaggcactacttccaatataagtgaacctcaaatcaatgtagttctcatcatatttgctcATCGATGGttcaacgtccctgtctgttgttcggtgctttcccggttaagggggcagtagctcttcggctgcatcagattcacaactcgaggttgaatgtttgaaggtgtccatgctagctgggctaaaaacaaatgtagaattactgatgctaagcattggatgtgctcgtggaagcagaactacctgtcgtcgacaggtgcaggtgtagtactgctggtagtagcagtagtaacgtTACCAGTAGAGCTGTATGTGTCTATGGACCCGTGCAttagttttttaaaaacaatttatcaattttcgagcaaactaaatgagcagcagctacgcttGGATACATaccggaccgttagtggaattcccccgaaagagtaacggttaatagattggatgttaattatttgactaggctacctgtatttgacattgtgttgtcatTTCGCTGAACACCAGGTGGTTTAACGAAACGAGTGAAACGAAGTTGCTCAGGGGAGAAAAACAACTCAGCGAGAAAAaaataaatggactgtttgaaaatgtgaaaaaaatcgATACATTTTAACATGTAAATCACATTTTCATTTTgcataccccagtttgggaatacctgaccTAACCTTTATACCTCATCAGACACCATACATCCCACAATGCCTTTCGCGTTAAGGCATTTTGTACTTGTTAACAACGCAGCCAGCCATCAACATTGTTGAGCAAACAAGCTCCGTAAGTACAGAATAATCCACCGATTAGTTATTTATAGCCACAAAATGACAATCTGCAAAGAGCTGATCTATTCTAACCTGAATTTTCGCAAATGAGCAGGCTTTGAGATTGTGACGGAAACATGTCAGACTGAGCATTTCGAAGTGTAGCAAACTAGGCTAACTAGCTATTCAGCAATGATGCTAATAACGCCAGCTAACGTTACCTAGTCCTTACTTTGCTCCTCTTTGTCTCACTTTAATATTAGTAAATTACCTCTGCAGTGAGAAGTTACAGTTCAGTTAATTACTTTTAGAATGTGTCATACGTCAAGGTGCATGTCACATTGTGTTGGTGTTCACGCCTATATTTTGGTTGCTTTTTTCCAGGTTTTGGAGACTGGTGTTTGGAATCTAACATTATCATGGTCAACGTACTAAAGGGCGTTCTTGTCGAGTGGTATGCATGCACGAAGCCTATCATATTTTATGATTATCAAACTGAAATCAATCAAGCTAATCACACGAATCATGCAGAAAATCCAGCCTGTCTGCTATACTGTACCAGCTATGATAATCAGATGTTTCAGGAGAAAACCACAGGTTTCATATCTTCTTTCCCCACTACTTGAAACAGTGACCCTGCCATGAAGCAGTTCCTACTGTACCTAGATGAGACATCTGCCCTGGGAAAGAAGTTTATCATCCAGGACCTTGACGACACCCATGTTTTCATTCTGGCTGAGGTGGTCCACATACTCCAGGAGAGAGTTGGGGAGCTGATGGATCAGAACTCCTTCCCCATCACTCAGAAATAAAGAAGGAAGTAGATGCTTCAGCAATATAACAAATTATATTCTTCACAAACATTGAACTGTCTGTTTGGGGATATCTGTTCAgtgaaatatttgtatttatagGTATGAGCCTTTATTCTGCATGCCAGCTGTCCATGTTTTTTCCCCCAGTTATGTGGAGTAATTCAAGGaatttatttttaaataagaAACGTTTATTTGTTTTTCATCCAAACTGGTGCAAATATAAGTTTTGTTAAGTATGTTGTCTTGATCATGCTTTAAAATGAGACTGGTGGTGATTAGCCTACACTACAAAATTACGAATGACCAGTGTTTAAGCCCACTTTAATTCACCTGTTTCTATGGTGTATATTCATAACTTTTGAATGGCTTAAATTAGATGTAATAAACTTTTGTACCTGTCTCAATTAGCTTTAAATTGTGTTTTATTATACATTTCCTGCACTTTTTTCTTGTCCATGATTAGGTTTCTTGGGTTTTTACGGTAAAGCCAGCCAATTGTTATATTGCACAGTAAGCTTTGAAgatgtaaccagtgaggatggaaATATACCCAGTGTCTTTGTTTTTATTGTGAACGGGGAAGAAAGAGACATGATTTTGTCCATGCAACAACCAGTACAGAAACGACCTTCATAATCACTCTTGCGCATGCGCCTCACACCCACCCAAATTTGGCGACAGCTGAGCTAGCGTGCGGTAACGGTCGTTTGCTAACATCATGGATGAGTTTCAGACTGGAGAAGAGGTTAGCAAGATGTTCAAAATGGCTAATTAATATATCCACCTAATTAATGTAACATTTGTTTAAATGTAATGCTATTTGAAGAcgcatgttagctagctagctaacgttactgttCCCCAGCTACTATAACTGTTCTGCATGCCTTTGTCTTTTTATCCTGCCAGACTGCCTTTGTCGTTGACGAAGTGAGCACTATCATCAAAGAGGTACTTTTAGCCAAGTGAGAAGTTAGCTAATGGTTGCATTGGTAGGAGACATTCATGTTCAGCAAAGTCGCCTAGCTATTTGCTACATTGCAACAACTCATCACCCCGCTGCCTGTTGCTAAGGACATCATGCCGGGATTACGTTGGTTGCTAGCCACATCAATATGAGTAATGCAACTAATGTGGGCTGTGACACGTCTGTGTATTCATTTGTATTTTCTCTGGATAGTCAGTAATTTCAGAAACTAAGCCTGTTCCTCTTTTTTTATGTCTTTACTGTCTTTTCAGTCAGTAGAAGGAGCCATAGGAGGAAATGCCTATCAACATAGCAGAGTGAACCAATGGACCACCAATGTAGTGGAGCAGTCCCTGAGTCAACTTAGCAAACTGGGCAAGCCTTTCAAGTACATTGGTATGTAGCCCTGAATGCAAGGAAAGGAAAAGTGTTTGGCTGGGCTATatcaggccgtcattgtaaataagaatttgttgttaactgacttcaAGTTTTATAAAagttcaataaaaataaatgaaaaataaaGCCACATCAGTGTTGGGAGGAGGCACATATAATTGAAATCAGTTACTTTATTTCCTGCACTAAAATATACCATCACCACTTTCGTTGATGGATCATCCTGTACAATGATCATACTTACATTCCACATTGAGATGGATTTGTGTGTTATTGCTGAAAGGGGTCATTTAACTGTTGTTTCTCCACAGTGACCTGTGTTATCATGCAGAAAAACGGGGCAGGTCTACAGACAGCCAGCTCATGCTTCTGGGATAACACCACTGATGGTGAGaatctctctcacaaacacacaatcTCTACAACCAGATTATATGAGATAGTCTAGAGATGGAGATTCTGTCATTGATCCCACCTAACCTTCTTTCCAGGAAGCTGTACAGTGAGGTGGGAGAATAAATCCATGTACTGCATCGTCAGTGTCTTCGGCCTGGCCATCTGAATCTACCGCCTGCACTCAATTACACTACATGAATGAACGTTGGTTTTTCCATTCCGTCCAAACTGATTGTTCGCATAAAGCCCAATATTATACCCTGATGACAGCTCGTCTGTCAAAACGttggttattcaattattgcatctaagctcctagagtgtgcggctctctttttcATAAAGCCCACCATACCAAAGTATTTCTACTGCTTAAAGACTTTTGTGCATCTTGTTTGTTTAGATTTTACGAGGACCAATTTGTCATGTTAGGATTTGTTAGTGACGTTTCAATAAATGTTTTCAGTCATTGCTTGTTTGCCAGCTTCCAATATAACCCCCAACTATAATTCATTCTACCACAACACCTATAGgccagtgaaatgctgagtagAGGTCACCCCAGAGACACATTGTCTTATCGTCAGATAGCGTGATgacttcatctgcactgatcagTTGAGGACTGTCATGTAGGAATGACACCACATCAGAAGACAATGCCCAGAGACATGCATGTTTTATAAATTACAAGTTTTAATTCATATTTGCTGTATACACAAGTGCTTTATTTACATGTGATACAGTATTTACAGAGTGCCGTTCTAATTTAGTCAAGAGTCTATCATAAAGAAACTCATTGTTCTTACTCAAACCTCAAAATAACCACCACAATCATCTCCCTATAAGCCAcaagtatatatataaataagatGCTCCATCACAAACAAAAAGATTTCAGACTGCAGTCAAAGTTTGGAGGAAACTCCTGACCCTGGTACAAAGTGGAAACAAGGCACCAtctttattacatttacatttaagtcatttagcagacgctcttatccagagcgacttacaaattgttatTAGAATACATGTTTGGAGGATCAGTGGTAACTCTTTCCTTCAACACAAACATTTCATTCATTTGGTTCAGACAGAAAATTACCAATGGTTAGTGATGAAAACTAACTTGCCTCCTTGAGCCTGTATCCATAAAATCCTGCATCAGGTTATTGATTACAGAAAAAAAAGGTACAAAACAATAATCCAGAATGTTATTATTTGGTTAATTTGTACAAATGACATTTACATATAGCCAAAGTACCTTTGAACAAAAAATAAAAGCTATGAAAGGCAAGCTAAAATGAACAATGGAAGGGCCATATGACAAATATGCTACTTGAGTATTCCTTTAACACACagatgtcaaactcattccagggAGGGCCGAGTGGCTGTGGCTTTTCTTTCCTCccttgattgattaattaagctcactaattagtaaggaactccccacacatggttgtctaggtcttaattgcaAGGAAAAACCAAAAgcctgcagacactaggccctccacggaatgagtttgacaccactGCCTTAATATTTCACAATACACATTTCACAAGACATCACAATCAAATGATTAAGCATTAGAAGTGTTTGAATGAACTTCAGGAATCATCCATATATTAATTCTAGACTATTGCTTCGGGAATGTGAAAACTGAAAACTTTTTCCATAGCTATTAAACAAATGGGGCCATAATTTTGGGGGGCAAAAATAACATACGATTTGGACACCAGGAGTACAATCATACAGTGGCTTCACTTAGGAATGGATTGGCAAAAGAGTGGGTCAACTGCTACACCTACTCAAGTTAAGGTTCTTCCTGCTGGTTATTGTAACGCATGGTGGTAGTCCGGTAAATATTCAGAAAACTTCACTTGGGTATGGGTATTAGATTGATGGATATGCATGCTTATACTCTGGCTATTAACAAAGTATATGACAAGCATACAACAGTGAATTGCTGTTCTAAACTGGTTTTACAACCATTTGAGATAAAAACAGTGGCAGCATGGTATGTTTTTTGCAGAATTACACCTCCCCCCCAAACTCAGAATGTCAGAGAGCTTAGTAGGAATGgctaaaaacaacacatttcaagcACAAAAGAGACAGTAGTGGTTTAACACTAGTTACATTGTGATTTTTGTATAAATAATAAATCCCATGATCAAATGTGTCACGCTTTCCTTCAAAGTTAATTTATATATCCAAGAATTATGATATGCGGCTCATGATAACCAAAAGATACAGTGTACAGAAGGTTTGTTTTTATGTGGCTATTTGATGACTAAAATGCTATAAAACATTTGACCATAGCTGCACACCTTTCCTTTCTTTGAATTTACATTCAGAATACACCATTTTtcagttaaaaaatatatttatgtacagttactagggctggcacaattaccgTATAACCGCGTAACCGACGGTTGTGGATGAAGACCTCCAAGACGGGACGGCCGGGCATTCGTGCATTTGAGTCCGTTTCTGCCGTAACATGTACTCTTAACGTGATGAAACCTTTTCGCTCCTTGCTGAAATAAGAAACTAGCAAACTCCCCCCACAATGCATCAGAAAAATAAGTAATTACATTTCTAtggcagcacatgcagtcaggagcGAAGGAGGAGAAAAATGTGTGTAAAAACAAAAACGGTTATCACGGAGACCGCGGTCATTTGGCTGGCCAATTACCATCATTCAAAATTCAATGACCTTCACAACCCTAACAGTTACAGTATTTTACCATTTGCATTATTTCTACAAACGTTCCTTATTTACAAATGGTGGTTCATTCGTTGAATATGCTGTCCAATGAGGGGATTCGATTAGGCTAGCCCAGGCAGGAGTAGTTTGCATCGGGTGAAAAGTGATTGCAATCGTTTTGTGACCGGGGTGCTTCCCGGGCATGAGCCGGGTGCCCTGTTCTGGCCGACAGCAAAGTCGGctcaaaacaaaaaaaagtggCATAGGTTAAGCACGTGCAGTGATGAGGAGGATTCTGTGTTCACAAGCAAAAGTGACTGATTAAAAATCtttatctgccttcccaatgaaaactagTTTAAAATGTTAGTTATTCTTTTGAGAAGTTATTCGTTTTGAGAAGGGTTCGCCTCCCTCACAGTCTTCACCCGGTCACGTGATGGGCACTGCCAGGTGCAACCCGGGCCAGTTTAATAGAATCCCCTCAAGGATTCAATCAGGACAACAGGGGAGTGAATGACGCACCAATCAGGAATGGATCAGTCGCTGTCGCTCTCATTCTGGTACTTGGCTGTTGCTTTGATGGCACGGCCATTTTGCAAAGGCATCTCCTCGTAATCGCTCCTTCATAGAAAATAAATACATATCAGTTTGAGTAGAAACACATTTAGACATTCAAAGCAGGCATATGCAGACTCCGATATCTAGAATTGATCTCAAGACAGTGACGCCTACATCTTTAAGTAGAACGATGTATAACAAAGGCAATGAGAGACAGTGAATTAACATGACTACTTACCCGTATATGACTTCATCATCTGAGTCATTGAGCATGGAGAATGCAGGATTATCCTTCAACTGGGAGTCTAATACACAAGATA is a genomic window containing:
- the gtf2h5 gene encoding general transcription factor IIH subunit 5, which produces MVNVLKGVLVECDPAMKQFLLYLDETSALGKKFIIQDLDDTHVFILAEVVHILQERVGELMDQNSFPITQK
- the dynlt1b gene encoding dynein light chain Tctex-type 1, giving the protein MDEFQTGEETAFVVDEVSTIIKESVEGAIGGNAYQHSRVNQWTTNVVEQSLSQLSKLGKPFKYIVTCVIMQKNGAGLQTASSCFWDNTTDGSCTVRWENKSMYCIVSVFGLAI